The window GAATATAGCTCAAAACATAACGACCTTTCCGGATGGAAAAGTAGCAGTTTGCCGGCCATTTGATATAGCACCTGAGGGTTCAATTGGGTCAAATGCCAATTCTGTAGGGTTAAGCATTGAAAATGTTGGAAATTTTGATTTAGGTCATGATGTTATGACAGAGGAACAAAAGGAAACCATTGTTTATATCACGGCGCTGCTTTGTATAAAATTTGGATTAACTCCTTCTGTTGACAGTATCACTTATCATCACTGGTGGAATTTGAAATCAGGAGAAAGAGTTCTAGATAAGGGTCCAGAATATAATGTTAAAACCTGTCCAGGTACTGGATTTTTCGGGGGTAATTCCACAAATCATGCAAAAAATGTTTTTTATCCTTTAGTGGAACGTAAAATTCA of the Bacillus sp. 1NLA3E genome contains:
- a CDS encoding N-acetylmuramoyl-L-alanine amidase, with protein sequence MKKCSMLVFSLLFIIQMNNPPAFAAENTTNNNRSSQGQYILMTKEEFRNWLFSNRFSRKIRIIQEHHTWLPSYKQFNGSNHFSMLQGMENFHVKEKGWKNIAQNITTFPDGKVAVCRPFDIAPEGSIGSNANSVGLSIENVGNFDLGHDVMTEEQKETIVYITALLCIKFGLTPSVDSITYHHWWNLKSGERVLDKGPEYNVKTCPGTGFFGGNSTNHAKNVFYPLVERKIQEISASME